A single window of Gossypium arboreum isolate Shixiya-1 chromosome 13, ASM2569848v2, whole genome shotgun sequence DNA harbors:
- the LOC108473438 gene encoding uncharacterized mitochondrial protein ymf1-like, which translates to MPFGRSLLQKESLYRVSGEERSPEILILFHSSGSTSNQWRKLKNPWFPGRTPFRPSCCGTGKKKRFFAQLAHSAGPTCILYLAEEASDRLEFLPSWDSMDQDLLSLYGQYRSTLVDHMDVEKASDFDEFETSLFHFYLPSSYLCFVCSREEFDLFNLGIPPK; encoded by the coding sequence ATGCCATTCGGCAGAAGTCTTCTACAGAAGGAAAGCCTGTATCGAGTAAGTGGAGAGGAAAGATCCCCAGAGATTCTTATCTTATTCCATTCCAGTGGCTCGACCAGTAACCAATGGCGAAAACTAAAAAATCCATGGTTTCCCGGTAGAACCCCATTTCGCCCAAGTTGTTGCGGAACCGGAAAAAAGAAGCGGTTTTTCGCACAGCTTGCTCATAGTGCAGGTCCCACTTGTATATTGTATTTGGCCGAAGAAGCATCGGACAGGTTGGAGTTCTTACCTTCTTGGGACTCCATGGACCAAGATCTGCTTTCATTATATGGGCAATACCGATCTACTTTAGTAGATCATATGGATGTAGAAAAAgcttctgattttgatgaattcgaaacatctcttttccatttctatttACCTAGTTCATATCTTTGTTTCGTGTGTTCCCGGGAGGAATTCGATCTCTTCAATCTCGGGATACCACCTAAATAA